In the genome of Deinococcus detaillensis, one region contains:
- a CDS encoding integrase core domain-containing protein — protein sequence MSRKGECWDNAAIESFFSTLKLELDLQKAQGNRADTRSLVFEWIEVFYNRERCHSSLGYRSPTRFEEYRAALN from the coding sequence ATGAGCAGGAAGGGGGAGTGCTGGGATAACGCCGCAATAGAGAGCTTCTTTTCGACCCTCAAGCTGGAATTGGATCTCCAAAAAGCGCAGGGAAACCGCGCTGACACGCGGAGCTTGGTATTTGAATGGATTGAAGTGTTCTACAACCGTGAGCGTTGCCATTCCAGCTTGGGATATCGCTCACCGACTCGATTTGAGGAAT
- a CDS encoding transposase, with protein sequence MKGKRYTEQQMLDVLGQVEAGQPISEVARIAGVAVTTIHRWKAHYGGMTKDETKRFRLLEEENRRLKRLVADLSLDNLVLKEVVAKKW encoded by the coding sequence ATGAAAGGGAAACGGTACACCGAGCAGCAGATGCTAGACGTTCTGGGTCAGGTTGAGGCGGGTCAACCGATTAGCGAGGTCGCAAGGATAGCGGGTGTGGCGGTGACGACGATTCACCGCTGGAAGGCACATTACGGTGGAATGACCAAAGACGAAACCAAACGGTTTCGTTTGCTGGAGGAAGAAAATCGCCGTTTGAAGAGGCTTGTTGCTGATTTATCGCTCGACAATCTGGTGCTCAAAGAGGTGGTCGCAAAAAAGTGGTGA